Proteins co-encoded in one Epinephelus moara isolate mb chromosome 13, YSFRI_EMoa_1.0, whole genome shotgun sequence genomic window:
- the jmjd1cb gene encoding probable JmjC domain-containing histone demethylation protein 2C isoform X3 — translation MQGPYSLNGYRVRVYRQDSATQWFTGIITHHDLFSRNMVVMNDQVLEPQNVDPSMIQMTFLDDVVHSLLKGENIGITSRRRSRSSQNNNSAHMAGGRPGGTTGNTQSHYTRAQANSPRPIMTSSGPNPKGSQGTLAAQQQSQSQQCQQPASQLHHSPGGSGREPREQRTSRSSRRKGSDSSVPEEDKDRREETTGRDSKSKAKQAVNKRRKGEEDEKKAGLKRLKTDMTSDLSESSDSENPHKRTAHSSCSSSSSSSSSSSSSSSSSSSEPNSENELKTRSSDVKQSNVSKKEEEEKPLIQGTKMNDSSSLIGRLSPWAELQAADDSKKGVAKETGKITTKEEEELVAVTQITQSPRQQTPLMSDSVQSGSMEGNKNTVKASSRSQTPSLSHLHGGGVIDITDDAQATVHQESSEAVSALLASQKAESTALSPYLPLNPSPVSSPPVPPSPSPSEGGRRTDIEPPMQQQQGIMGGGMTAARSLGNKIEFAPSEVIRPVTSMVETVVLVEKEKTVLPHHLHHHQQQHHPQHTQQQQHYTSIHPSIKSPSLSEETRKHPQQQPPPHKMNTVLPPDLAKSKINPNPAQLDSLKQKPQHPNNSQSHPYPNTNPADLLKAKPHPGLLDISKPKPNTSPEVSKHKIQRYPDTSPPPISRLSAKVETAEPPRSGFKPVPARSESGGVSTSSSSSTKSPLIIDKNETFTVYRDPALVRSDTENSVSATVSSNHVAAYLHPHLHTLHSPSPHSPCLTSTSHPHAASHLLAPPHSSALPHPHLLPPGVLPAMPPPAASLLGGHPRLDSPSGLGHLALPHPAAAHQQQFLQGQGPHPPPLLAQAHSGAAGLGLYPILWQYPNGTPTSYPPGLNLPPTAKWVHPDNPVAVNSDASLRRNTASPWLHQAAGSAGDGLGLLSHVPVRPASADAHRPPVKINTHTSPPLSKASVNAHKEDVEKKGFVDPIRTLTLAQLKQEQTDRSRTPTGKDVHLHRLYLDPHSKARLANTQDAVQAADRASKYKEENRQILKESIEVAPFTAKIQRSSDPGMDRDRERSRDPAFPVRIPALASPSPKASHIHPHVIPSEKSNYFTTLSNSVVNEPPRLYPSKELSSYYEKVSGGGPGVVASVGAAVPSQGALSLGSYSSKASLSKPPPLIKHQPEGGEGLAGKITEQLSQQVTLVQQQHQHHTGMDRIERRSPAISPSCSTSSSSSSAPNHHHHHHHHHHHQQQQQQHQLRAMPSLHRAPVFHPPTQHALERKEAAEREREREKERERERERAGYGGRLSPPTLTPIQPVSLAAAGSKTSAEQQKPPTLLPELRDVKGHGNAAAVTSVASAISGEIMTSSTDGWRGGEMIRERGGSFSGEKGVLRGKPQAAMASVIVRPSTSIKYDSPVGANKSGAMILKELPQGRFYQSTFQGECPRLGESVREAVAGRVIQPNSNLDDMCVQYKKRGMQGMQGTMGASITNSVCRTAASAFGIQSISGTALPEQGYSGSARGEMSAHKTGICGRVLSHSGPGEYQEGLGSRTTSPGGSLSSPSPAGTPQSSPSLTPTPSSVSGSNQPYSSSFVHLKKHKAALAAAQSRSNFSPVPTPVTTGNCSLPVDPVEKNPIHNSPPPPSSSQASSSSVDSSSSNSASGSTTTGKSSPLPNGQTSGSASTSSGQPNNYHKLKKAWLTRHSEEDRNTTATVSSTSTKPEKLPSTTTSTSNATAMSEMIKPCTVNLSASTSSDVEMSKDSGGKVERERQLEEKVGGAAAAGGGGEERKAAPSSRRGNKRTYESGSESGGDDSDASESKIEGRAKRQPKPTYKKKQNDMAKKKGDNEKEEDDLKPNGIFRSAREKTKLKLASSNGIPRSVLKDWRKVKKLKQTGESFLQDDSCAEIGPNLQKCRECRVVRSKKGEEPAHSPVFCRFYYFRRLSYSKNGVIRMDGFSTPDQFDDEALALWVPGLMEESHLDQTTAKYILSFIGDKFCQMVLTENTAATWVKKDAKLAWKRAVRGVREMCDACEATLFNIHWVCQKCGFVVCLDCYKAKERRSSKDKELYGWLKCVKGQPHDHKHLMPTQIIPGTVLTELVTAMHSLREKYNIKSHCPCTNKQNLLSKLPATNGVSQVLQNVLNHSNKLSLVKAEPGSQQNSDQAGTKAETNGGGGGGSSPGSDAGSAPVTPPESQSPLHFLADLAEQKSREEKKENKSVLLGKSVKEDKEGDSLEVLQQCKTTSLVANSTEQGSTLRDLLTTTAGKLKLGSTDAGIAFAPVYSTASQTGKGGRTMPNILDDIIASVVENKIPASRQNITTKLSIKQEPVNPGNNNNPAPAITEDAKPDRKKSAHVTAAVSEDSTSQYPDIPHCWLNNRRLLWLKDHRNQNNWKLFRECWKQGQPVLVSGIHKRLNGGLWKADSFNQEFADHQGDLLNCKDQVVSNSGIKEFWDGFEDITKRPKSKDGEPMVYRLKDWPSGEEFMALMPSRYDDLMKNLPLPEYSDPEGNLNLASHLPSFFVRPDLGPRLCCAYGVAASQDQDFGTANLHVEVSDVVSVLVYVGVAKGNGVLSKTGVLKRLEEEDLDEGVRRRLKDSSETPGALWHIYLNKDMDKIREFLHKEQGLDISLDQDPIREQGLYLSRKQRQRLLDEHGVQGWTVVQFLGDSVLIPAGAMHQVQNLHSCVQVINDFVSPEHVANSFHLTQELRPNKEEVNYEDKLQVKNILYHCVKEAVSSLKRGSSEEDDEEENS, via the exons AGTCATTACACAAGAGCCCAAGCCAACAGCCCCCGCCCCATCATGACCTCATCAGGCCCCAACCCAAAGGGTTCCCAGGGGACACTGGCCGCTCAGCAGCAGAGCCAGTCACAGCAATGCCAGCAACCAGCCAGCCAATTGCACCACTCGCCCGGCGGCAGCGGCAGGGAGCCGAGAGAGCAGCGCACCTCTCGCTCCTCCAGGAGGAAAGGATCAGATAGCAGTGTTCCAGAGGAGGACAAggacaggagagaggagacCACAGGGAGAG ACTCCAAGTCAAAGGCCAAGCAGGCTGTGAACAAGCGCAGAAAGGGTGAGGAAGATGAGAAGAAGGCAGGTCTAAAGAGGCTGAAGACTGatatgacctctgacctgtcaGAGAGCAGTGACTCAGAAAACCCACACAAGAGGACCGCCCACTCCTcatgctcctcttcctcctcctcgtcttcgTCCTCAtcctcgtcctcctcttcctcctcctcagagcCCAACTCTGAGAACGAGTTAAAGACTCGCAGCAGCGATGTGAAACAAAGCAATGTTTCcaaaaaggaggaagaggagaagccACTGATACAGGGCACCAAAATGAATGATTCCTCGTCTCTCATTGGCCGCCTGTCCCCATGGGCGGAGCTTCAGGCAGCAGATGACAGCAAGAAGGGTGTGGCTAAAGAAACGGGCAAAATAACAacgaaggaggaggaggaactggTTGCGGTAACACAGATCACCCAGTCTCCAAGGCAACAGACGCCTCTGATGTCTGACAGCGTCCAAAGTGGCAGTATGgagggcaacaaaaacactgtgaAAG cgTCGTCTCGATCCCAGACGCCATCGTTGTCCCACCTCCATGGTGGTGGTGTGATTGACATCACAGATGATGCTCAGGCCACGGTGCACCAAGAGAGTTCAGAAGCAGTGTCGGCACTGCTCGCCTCACAGAAGGCCGAGTCCACGGCCCTCTCACCTTACCTCCCCCTCAACCCCTCTCCTGTCTCCTCGCCTCCCGTCCCTCCGTCTCCTTCGCCATCAGAAGGAGGCCGCAGGACGGATATTGAGCCTcccatgcagcagcagcagggcatTATGGGAGGTGGCATGACAGCAGCCAGGAGCTTAGGCAACAAGATAGAGTTTGCTCCCTCCGAGGTCATCAG gCCTGTTACATCAATGGTTGAAACTGTGGTGCTGGTGGAGAAGGAGAAGACTGTCCttcctcatcatcttcatcatcatcaacagcagcatcatccgcagcacacacaacaacagcaacactacaCATCTATCCACCCCAGCATTAAGAGCCCGTCTCTGTCTGAGGAGACGAGAAAACACCCACAGCAACAACCGCCCCCCCACAAGATGAACACAGTCCTCCCCCCTGACTTAGCCAAATCTAAAATAAACCCCAACCCAGCTCAGCTCGACTCCTTGAAACAGAAACCCCAGCACCCCAACAACTCTCAGAGCCACCCCTACCCCAACACAAACCCAGCTGACCTTCTCAAGGCTAAGCCCCACCCGGGCCTGCTGGACATCTCCAAACCTAAACCCAACACCTCACCAGAGGTCTCCaaacataaaatacagaggTACCCTGATACCTCTCCACCTCCCATAAGCCGTTTGTCGGCTAAAGTAGAAACAGCAGAACCTCCACGGTCTGGTTTTAAGCCAGTGCCGGCGCGGTCAGAGTCAGGTGGAGTCAgtacaagcagcagcagcagcaccaagaGCCCTCTGATCATCGATAAGAACGAGACCTTCACTGTTTACAGGGACCCAGCACTGGTCCGCTCAGACACAGAGAACTCCGTCTCTGCCACCGTCTCCTCGAACCACGTGGCGGCCTATCTCCATCCCCACCTGCACACCCTTcactccccctcccctcactccCCCTGCCTCACCTCCACATCCCACCCCCATGCCGCCTCCCATCTTCTCGCCCCTCCTCACAGCTCTGCCCTACCTCACCCACACCTGTTACCCCCCGGGGTGCTCCCAGCCATGCCTCCTCCTGCAGCATCTCTCCTTGGGGGCCACCCTCGGCTCGACTCCCCCAGTGGGTTGGGCCACCTTGCTCTGCCTCACCCAGCAGCTGCACACCAGCAGCAGTTCCTACAG GGTCAGGGCCCCCATCCACCCCCTCTTCTAGCCCAGGCTCACAGTGGGGCAGCAGGCCTGGGTCTTTACCCCATCCTCTGGCAGTACCCCAATGGAACACCAACCTCCTACCCCCCAGGGCTCAACCTGCCCCCCACAGCCAAGTGGGTCCACCCTGACAATCCTGTCGCTGTGAATTCTGATGCCTCTCTCAGGAGG AACACAGCCAGTCCGTGGTTGCACCAAGCTGCTGGTAGTGCTGGTGACGGTCTGGGTTTATTGAGCCACGTTCCCGTTCGGCCAGCCAGCGCTGACGCCCACCGCCCCCCTGTCAagatcaacacacacacaagccctcCACTGTCAAAGGCCAGCGTGAATGCTCATAAAGA AGATGTGGAGAAGAAAGGCTTTGTGGACCCGATCAGGACGTTGACATTGGCCCAACTGAAGCaggagcagacagacaggagtcGAACCCCCACAGGAAAAGACGTCCACCTACATCGCCTCTACCTAGACCCCCACAGCAAGGCTCGCCTGGCAAATACACAG gatGCAGTTCAGGCAGCAGATCGAGCCAGTAAATACAAAGAGGAGAATCGGCAAATCTTGAAAGAGAGCATTGAGGTCGCTCCCTTCACCGCTAAGATCCAGCGCTCCAGCGACCCCGGGATGGACAGGGACAGAGAAAGAAGCAGAGATCCAGCCTTTCCTGTCCGGATACCAGCTCTCGCCTCCCCAAGCCCCAAGGCCAGCCACATCCATCCCCACGTCATCCCATCAGAGAAGAGCAACTACTTCACCACACTGTCCAACAGTGTAGTGAATGAGCCTCCAAGACTATACCCCTCCAAGGAGCTCAGCTCTTACTATGAGAAAGTGTCTGGCGGAGGTCCAGGGGTTGTGGCCAGTGTCGGGGCGGCTGTGCCAAGTCAGGGAGCTCTGTCCCTGGGTAGCTATAGCTCCAAAGCCTCCCTCTCTAAGCCCCCTCCTCTCATTAAGCACCAGCCAGAGGGGGGAGAGGGTTTAGCGGGGAAAATCACAGAGCAGCTAAGCCAGCAGGTGACACTAGTTCAGCAGCAACATCAGCACCACACAGGTATGGACAGGATAGAACGCCGCAGCCCTGCCATTTCTCCATCCTGCTCtacatcttcctcttcctcctcagcacccaaccaccaccaccatcatcaccaccaccaccaccaccaacagcagcagcagcaacaccagCTCAGGGCAATGCCATCTCTCCACCGAGCGCCTGTCTTCCATCCGCCAACACAGCATGCGCTGGAACGCAAAGAGgctgcagaaagagagagggagcgggAGAAGGAAAGGGaacgagagagggagagagcaggtTACGGTGGACGTCTGTCTCCACCAACCCTCACACCCAtccagccagttagcttagcagcaGCTGGTAGCAAAACATCAGCGGAGCAGCAGAAGCCTCCCACGCTGCTTCCAGAGCTCAGGGATGTCAAAGGTCATGGAAATGCTGCCGCTGTCACTTCTGTGGCCTCAGCCATCAGTGGGGAGATTATGACTTCATCTACAGATGGGTGGAGAGGTGGTGAGATGATTCGGGAAAGAGGAGGCTCATTCTCTGGAGAGAAAGGAGTGTTAAGGGGCAAGCCCCAAGCCGCAATGGCATCAGTCATTGTGCGTCCATCGACATCTATTAAGTACGACAGTCCTGTTGGTGCTAACAAATCTGGTGCTATGATCCTTAAGGAACTCCCCCAGGGAAGGTTCTACCAATCCACGTTTCAGGGGGAATGTCCTAGACTAGGGGAGAGTGTTAGAGAAGCTGTAGCTGGCAGGGTTATCCAACCTAACTCCAACCTGGATGACATGTGTGTCCAGTATAAAAAGCGTGGCATGCAGGGCATGCAGGGAACTATGGGAGCCAGTATCACAAACTCTGTGTGCAGGACTGCCGCATCAGCTTTTGGCATACAGAGTATCAGTGGGACAGCTCTCCCTGAACAGGGCTACTCAGGCTCAGCTCGAGGAGAGATGTCAGCCCACAAAACTGGCATTTGTGGCCGGGTGCTGAGCCACTCGGGACCAGGAGAGTACCAGGAGGGCTTGGGCTCACGCACCACATCTCCAGGGGGGTCTCTGTCATCCCCTAGTCCAGCAGGGACACCCCAGTCCAGTCCAAGTCTCACCCCAACACCAAGCTCCGTTTCTGGCTCCAATCAGCCTTACTCCTCCTCCTTCGTCCACCTTAAGAAGCACAAAGCTGCCTTGGCTGCAGCCCAATCCAGGAGCAACTTCTCCCCTGTTCCCACACCCGTTACAACTGGAAACTGCTCCCTGCCTGTGGATCCAGTTGAGAAAAATCCCATTCACAACTCGccacctccaccctcctctAGCCAAGCCTCATCATCTTCGGTTGATAGCAGTAGCAGCAACTCAGCAAGTGGGAGCACAACAACAGGCAAGTCCAGTCCCCTGCCTAACGGCCAAACTTCTGGATCCGCCTCAACAAGCAGTGGGCAGCCCAATAACTACCACAAGCTGAAAAAAGCCTGGTTAACCCGACATTCAGAGGAGGACAGGAACACAACAGCTACTGTAAGCTCCACCAGTACTAAACCAGAGAAACTGCCTAGCACCACCACCAGCACAAGTAATGCCACAGCCATGTCAGAAATGATCAAGCCCTGTACAGTCAACCTCAGCGCCTCCACCTCCAGTGACGTGGAGATGAGCAAAGACAGTGGAGGCAAAGtcgagagagagaggcagctgGAGGAGAAGGTGGGAGGggcggcagcagcaggaggaggaggggaggagaggaaagcagCTCCTTCATCAAGGCGAGGGAACAAACGGACATACGAGTCCGGTTCAGAGAGTGGAGGAGATGACTCTGATGCCAGTGAGAGCAAAATAGAGGGCCGAGCCAAGCGTCAACCTAAACCAACCTATAAGAAGAAACAGAATGATATGGCCAAGAAGAAAGGAGACAACgaaaaggaggaggatgacTTGAAGCCCAATGGCATCTTCAGATCAGCTCGAGAGAAGACCAAACTCAAGCTAGCCAGCAGCA ATGGGATCCCCCGCTCTGTCCTGAAGGATTGGAGGAAGGTGAAGAAGCTGAAGCAGACAGGGGAATCTTTCCTGCAGGATGACTCGTGCGCAGAAATTGGACCCAACCTGCAGAAGTGTCGAGAGTGCAGGGTGGTCCGTAGCAAGAAGGGAGAGGAGCCAGCACATTCCCCCGTCTTCTGTCGCTTCTACTACTTCAGACG GCTGTCCTACAGTAAAAATGGAGTCATCCGGATGGATGGCTTCTCCACTCCAGACCAGTTTGATGATGAAGCCCTGGCCCTGTGGGTCCCTGGGCTGATGGAGGAGAGCCACTTGGACCAAACCACAGCCAAGTACATCCTCAGCTTCATAGGAGACAAGTTTTGTCAGATGGTTTTGACTGAGAATACTGCAGCCACCTGGGTCAAGAAGGATG ccaAGCTGGCGTGGAAGCGAGCAGTGAGGGGGGTGAGGGAGATGTGTGACGCTTGTGAGGCAACACTCTTCAACATCCACTGGGTCTGTCAGAAATGTGGCTTTGTTGTCTGCTTGGACTGCTACAAGGCCAAGGAGAGAAGGAGCTCCAAAG ACAAAGAACTCTACGGCTGGCTGAAGTGTGTGAAAGGCCAACCCCATGATCACAAACACCTGATGCCAACACAGATAATACCTGGCACAG TGCTGACAGAGTTGGTGACTGCCATGCACTCTCTGAGAGAAAAATACAACATCAAATCTCACTGTCCCTGCACCAACAAGCAGAACCTCCTCAGCAAACTACCAGCCACCAATGGCGTCTCACAG GTTCTGCAGAACGTCCTGAACCACAGTAACAAACTGTCTCTGGTGAAAGCTGAGCCGGGGTCCCAGCAGAACTCTGACCAAGCAGGAACCAAGGCAGAGACTaatggaggaggtggtggaggcaGCAGTCCAGGCAGCGACGCAGGAAGTGCTCCTGTAACACCACCCGAGTCCCAGTCACCTCTGCACTTCCTGGCTGACCTGGCAGAGCAGAAATCcagggaggagaagaaag AAAACAAGTCAGTGCTGCTGGGTAAATCAGTGAAGGAAGACAAGGAGGGGGACAGCCTGGAGGTCCTGCAGCAGTGTAAGACCACCTCACTGGTGGCCAACAGTACAGAGCAGGGCTCCACACTCCGAGATCTGCTCACCACCACAGCAGGGAAGCTGAAACTGGGCTCTACTGATGCAGGGATCGCCTTTGCACCAGTCTACTCTACTGCGTCACAG ACCGGAAAAGGTGGGAGGACCATGCCTAATATCCTCGATGACATCATTGCTTCAGTAGTTGAGAATAAAATCCCCGCCAGCCGCCAGAACATCACCACCAAACTGTCAATCAAGCAAGAGCCTGTCAACccaggaaacaacaacaaccctgcccCTGCTATTACTGAAGATGCCAAACCAGACAGGAAGAAGTCAGCGCATGTTACTGCAGCAGTGTCAGAAGATTCAACCAGTCAGTATCCAGATATTCCCCACTGCTGGTTAAACAATAGGCGGTTACTGTGGCTCAAAGATCATCGCAACCAGAACAACTGGAAGCTGTTCAGAGAGTGCTGGAAACAAGGACAG CCTGTGTTGGTGTCAGGGATCCATAAGCGGCTGAATGGCGGCCTGTGGAAAGCCGACTCCTTCAACCAAGAGTTTGCAGACCATCAGGGAGACCTCCTCAACTGTAAAGACCAGGTGGTGTCCAACTCTGGGATCAAGGAGTTCTGGGATGGATTTGAAGACATCACCA AGCGGCCCAAGTCCAAGGATGGAGAACCAATGGTGTACAGACTGaaggactggccatctggagagGAGTTTATGGCACTCATGCCCTCAAG ATATGATGACTTAATGAAGAACCTGCCCCTGCCAGAATACTCGGACCCAGAGGGCAACCTCAACCTGGCCTCCCACCTGCCATCTTTCTTTGTCAGGCCAGATCTGGGGCCAAGACTATGCTGTGCCTACG GTGTGGCTGCATCTCAGGACCAGGACTTTGGGACTGCCAACCTCCATGTGGAAGTCTCAGATGTCGTCTCTGTTCTGGTCTATGTAGGAGTAGCCAAAGGCAATGGAGTCCTTTCCAAAACTG gaGTGTTGAAGCGTCTGGAGGAGGAAGATCTAGATGAGGGGGTTCGAAGGAGGCTCAAAGACTCCAGTGAGACACCGGGGGCGCTGTGGCACATCTACCTCAACAAAGACATGGACAAAATCCGAGAGTTCCTGCACAAG GAGCAGGGATTAGACATTTCACTGGACCAGGACCCAATCAGAGAGCAGGGCTTGTACCTGAGCAGGAAGCAGCGTCAGCGGCTACTGGACGAACATGGAGTCCAGGGCTGGACTGTAGTTCAATTCTTGGGAGACTCTGTACTGATACCAGCAGGGGCCATGCACCAG GTCCAGAACCTCCACAGCTGTGTCCAGGTCATCAATGACTTTGTGTCTCCAGAGCACGTGGCCAACTCCTTCCACCTGACCCAGGAGCTGCGGCCCAACAAAGAGGAGGTCAACTACGAGGATAAACTACAG